The window CAGCAGCCGACCAGCGAGTTACCCACCTTGATCTTGTGATCGAGGAACCCAAAGGGCAGCGTGCGATGCATCGTGTCCACCCATAAAGACACGCGCGCCAGTTCCACGGCCAGCGGATTGATGTCCACACCGTAAATGCAGCGCTCCACCACATGTCGCCGCAAGATGGCCTTGATGCGCTCGGGGAATTGATCGCCTTCCTTGGGATCATCCGGCGAGAAGGGCACGGTCTCTTCTTCCAAGGCTCCGGTGCGCGCTGTGCCAAAGGGCAGCGCAATCTTCATGCAGCGAGCCGGATCTTCCAGCCCGCAATGATAGACGAGAGCATTGTAGAGCGCATCAGACAAGTAATGTAATGCCGCCACCATGTTCGCGCAAAGGCAAATGAACCTGATAGTAAACGCTTGGTGAGGACACTGAACACAAAATGCCCCATCCATCTTTCTTGTGCATTGCCGGAACTCTCCAAGTACGCCTGACCGTGCTTACGATACTCACGCATCGCCGTGAAGAGTTCGACTTCTGCACTTGTCAGGTCAACTGCGATTTCCTTCGGATCAAGGAAGTCAGAGAACGGCGGCCGCAACGTGTACTTCTTGATATCCTCCTTGAGTCGTCTAACCTTGACTTCTTCAAGGTTTACGCGATCATGATCACTCATTTGGGCATGGATCTGAAATCGCACGGGATCGAGAAGTTCCAGAAGACCGGTAAAGCTTACGGTCTTGCCGTTATGCGGGGTTGCTGAAAGAAAGAGCCGGTGCTCAAATAGAAACCGGATCTCGCGAAGCATTTGGTGACGCTGACTGGCACGACGACTATTCTGCGGCGCGAAGTTATGGCATTCATCTACGACCAACAAGTCCCAAGGAGCCGCTGGCGCATCATGTCCATTCGATGAAGCACTTGCAGTGTCTATTCCTGATGCTTGGACAAATTGTTGGAGCACATCCGGCATTCGAAGATAGTCCATTGAGGTGATGATGCGGGGAAATGCCTTCCACGGATTCGTATCAATCCCCAATCTCCTTCGGATCTCGAATGTGGACTCGCTATCGATGATGTCGAACTCGAGATTGAACTTCAGACTCATCTCGCGTTTCCACTGTCGTTGGAGCAAGGCAGGGCAGAGAATCAGAACACGCCTTATCTTCCGTCTTAATATCAACTCTTGAAGGATTAGCCCTGACTGAATCGTCTTGCCAAGCCCAACCCCATCAGCAAGCAACAGACTTACCCTGGGCATTTGCAGGGCGCGAACAACCGGCACCAGCTGGTACGGGTGAACTTGTACGGCGGATGTCCAGATGCCAAGCAGCGGTTCGAATTCCACCTGACTTCCAGTGCGCATCCTATTAATTC of the bacterium genome contains:
- a CDS encoding DEAD/DEAH box helicase, with amino-acid sequence MEFEPLLGIWTSAVQVHPYQLVPVVRALQMPRVSLLLADGVGLGKTIQSGLILQELILRRKIRRVLILCPALLQRQWKREMSLKFNLEFDIIDSESTFEIRRRLGIDTNPWKAFPRIITSMDYLRMPDVLQQFVQASGIDTASASSNGHDAPAAPWDLLVVDECHNFAPQNSRRASQRHQMLREIRFLFEHRLFLSATPHNGKTVSFTGLLELLDPVRFQIHAQMSDHDRVNLEEVKVRRLKEDIKKYTLRPPFSDFLDPKEIAVDLTSAEVELFTAMREYRKHGQAYLESSGNAQERWMGHFVFSVLTKRLLSGSFAFARTWWRHYITCLMRSTMLSSIIAGWKIRLAA